From Afipia carboxidovorans OM5, one genomic window encodes:
- a CDS encoding CoA-acylating methylmalonate-semialdehyde dehydrogenase translates to MASDVPHYINGRRVAGKSGRASPVFNPAIGQQIAAVSLANAAEVDEAVTAAKRAFPEWAAVTPLRRSRIINRFLRICEERGEELAKVISQEHGKLLTDARGEVQRGMEVVEFATGAPHLLKGDYSEDVGTRVDSYAVRQPLGVVVGITPFNFPAMVPMWMFPVALACGNTFVLKPSERDPSGALLIADWLKEAGVPDGAFNVVQGDKEAVDALLKHPDVAAVSFVGSTPIARYIYQTATHEGKRCQALGGAKNHMVIMPDADMDQAVDALMGAAYGAAGERCMAISVAVPIGKKTADTLIEKLTPRVRGLKIGPGSDLDAEMGPLVTKAHRDRVHSYIDTGVAEGAKLVVDGRDFKMQGYENGYFLGGTLFDDVTTDMKIYKDEIFGPVLSVVRSPDYETAAKMINENEYGNGTSIFTRDGDAAREFAHRIQVGMVGVNIPIPIPMAYHSFGGWKASFFGDHDMHGLEGVRFYTKLKTITSRWPVGIASGAEFAFPNM, encoded by the coding sequence ATGGCCTCGGATGTCCCCCATTATATAAACGGCCGGCGCGTAGCGGGCAAAAGCGGACGTGCCTCACCGGTGTTCAATCCGGCGATCGGCCAGCAGATCGCGGCGGTGTCGCTTGCGAATGCGGCGGAAGTCGATGAGGCCGTGACCGCTGCGAAGCGCGCGTTTCCTGAATGGGCTGCGGTGACGCCGCTGCGCCGCTCGCGCATCATCAATCGCTTCCTGCGCATCTGCGAGGAACGCGGCGAGGAACTCGCCAAGGTGATCTCGCAGGAGCACGGCAAGCTTCTGACCGATGCGCGCGGCGAAGTGCAGCGCGGCATGGAAGTCGTGGAATTCGCGACCGGTGCGCCGCATCTTCTCAAAGGCGATTACAGCGAGGATGTCGGCACGCGCGTCGATAGCTATGCCGTGCGCCAGCCGCTTGGTGTCGTCGTCGGCATCACGCCGTTCAACTTCCCCGCCATGGTGCCGATGTGGATGTTCCCTGTGGCGCTCGCCTGCGGCAACACGTTCGTGCTGAAGCCGTCCGAGCGCGATCCCTCCGGTGCGCTTCTGATCGCCGACTGGCTGAAGGAAGCAGGCGTGCCGGATGGCGCCTTCAACGTGGTGCAGGGCGATAAGGAGGCGGTCGATGCTCTCCTGAAGCATCCCGACGTTGCGGCGGTGAGCTTCGTCGGCTCGACGCCGATTGCGCGCTACATCTACCAGACCGCGACGCATGAAGGAAAACGCTGCCAGGCGCTCGGCGGCGCCAAGAACCACATGGTCATCATGCCGGATGCGGACATGGATCAGGCAGTCGATGCTCTGATGGGCGCGGCCTATGGCGCGGCCGGCGAGCGCTGCATGGCGATCTCCGTTGCGGTGCCGATCGGCAAGAAGACCGCCGATACGCTGATCGAGAAGCTGACACCGCGGGTGCGCGGGCTCAAGATTGGGCCGGGCTCCGATCTCGATGCCGAGATGGGGCCTCTCGTCACCAAGGCACATCGCGACCGCGTGCACAGCTATATCGACACCGGTGTGGCGGAGGGCGCCAAGCTCGTGGTCGACGGTCGCGACTTCAAGATGCAGGGCTATGAGAACGGCTACTTCCTCGGCGGCACGTTGTTCGACGACGTCACCACCGACATGAAGATCTACAAGGACGAGATCTTCGGCCCGGTTCTTTCTGTTGTGCGCTCGCCCGACTACGAGACCGCCGCGAAGATGATCAATGAGAATGAGTACGGCAACGGCACCTCGATCTTCACGCGGGACGGCGATGCGGCGCGTGAGTTCGCCCATCGCATTCAGGTCGGCATGGTCGGCGTCAACATTCCGATCCCGATCCCGATGGCCTACCATTCGTTCGGCGGCTGGAAGGCCTCGTTCTTCGGCGATCACGACATGCATGGGCTGGAAGGCGTGCGCTTCTATACCAAGCTCAAGACCATCACGAGCCGCTGGCCGGTGGGCATTGCCTCGGGTGCGGAGTTCGCCTTCCCGAATATGTGA
- a CDS encoding LysR family transcriptional regulator: MDWDRVRIFLEVARTGQILGAAKKLGLNHATVARQLTALEREMKTRLVKRDTTGCTLTRSGEALMTTAEKVESEFLRIGSQLVSTSDRVTGTVRVGAPDGIGNYFLAEQLGALAAMHPELIVQLVPLPRTFSLSKREADIAIMVERPKEGRLITTKLTDYSLSLYASKQYLDRFPPIRSEADLAGHLFITQVSDFIYSRALDYSSYFDTIMSRRYECGSVVGQVEAVRAGHGIGILHDFSTRRHPELLRLLPEIRFVRNYWLISHPDTHGTRRVREVHRYIASRVRAERRHFLIE, from the coding sequence ATGGACTGGGATCGCGTCCGGATATTTCTCGAAGTCGCCAGAACCGGCCAGATTCTTGGCGCTGCAAAAAAGCTCGGGTTGAATCACGCGACCGTGGCGCGGCAACTCACCGCTCTCGAACGCGAGATGAAGACGCGCCTCGTCAAGCGCGACACCACAGGTTGTACGCTGACGCGCTCGGGTGAAGCGCTGATGACGACCGCAGAAAAGGTCGAATCCGAATTTCTGCGCATCGGCTCGCAGCTTGTTTCCACGTCCGACCGGGTCACGGGAACCGTGCGGGTCGGCGCGCCGGACGGCATCGGAAATTATTTTCTTGCCGAACAGCTCGGCGCGCTTGCCGCAATGCACCCGGAACTGATCGTGCAGCTTGTTCCACTACCGCGCACCTTCTCGCTGTCGAAGCGCGAGGCCGACATCGCCATCATGGTGGAGCGGCCGAAGGAAGGCCGCCTCATCACCACCAAGCTCACGGATTATTCGCTGAGCCTTTACGCCTCGAAGCAATATCTCGATCGCTTTCCGCCGATCCGCAGCGAGGCCGATCTCGCAGGCCACCTCTTCATCACGCAGGTGAGCGATTTCATCTACAGCCGCGCGCTCGACTACTCGTCCTATTTCGACACCATCATGTCGCGGCGTTACGAATGCGGCAGCGTCGTTGGCCAGGTCGAAGCGGTGCGCGCCGGCCACGGCATTGGCATCCTGCATGATTTCTCGACCCGCCGGCATCCCGAACTGCTGCGGCTGCTGCCGGAAATCCGTTTCGTGCGGAATTACTGGCTGATCTCGCATCCGGACACACACGGCACCCGGCGTGTCCGTGAAGTCCATCGCTACATCGCCTCGCGGGTCCGCGCCGAGCGGCGGCATTTCCTGATCGAATGA